A genomic stretch from Megalobrama amblycephala isolate DHTTF-2021 linkage group LG22, ASM1881202v1, whole genome shotgun sequence includes:
- the tmem108 gene encoding transmembrane protein 108 isoform X2 yields the protein MKRSLQVLPHQLLSVLLILFVPVGLVFSAEELHPSQTPRDLVSMSTSSRTLATLSPGPLSWQDGSSNGDLHNQALAYPEAILRPTTVHPFQTPKTTVPSVIDQSSTVGVHPRDQAPPQIPLSEAPQLTSGSMFTRTQVQNFSTNTDKLSTISRKPVNQFDPSGLVQRNQISPAVLDSGNQTTNSGSGLSFFSGTESNVAPGAKGLSETRDTGEMGVRDPTDPIQNQSSTLKTHNGQNSDKSAPHHTITLRDVSSTEKPTLPLDTVGEALAQTGIQSPSPALAPPSNHITTSNPTSLMENRSSVEVQGGWNGTTKMTIDSLVSMTDVTEVINSTGASWPAANDSDTSEAPSTASGSFMNRQVPATTQGPWGSGNQSGPALSPPHKKNTICLDKMDIVWLVLAISVPVSSCSVLLTVCCMRKKKKSATQENNLSYWNDAITMDYFTRHAVELPREIQSLETEEQETCLPPNGDYSDSGVVLVNPFCQETLFINRDKASDI from the exons ATGAAGAGAAGCCTGCAGGTCCTGCCCCACCAGTTGCTGA GTGTTCTACTGATTCTGTTTGTGCCAGTTGGGCTGGTGTTCTCTGCAGAGGAGCTTCACCCCAGCCAAACCCCTCGGGACCTTGTCTCCATGTCAACGAGCAGCAGAACCCTCGCCACCCTCTCACCGGGGCCCTTGAGCTGGCAGGATGGTTCCAGCAATGGGGATCTGCACAACCAGGCACTGGCGTATCCAGAAGCCATCCTTAGACCCACTACTGTCCACCCATTCCAGACACCGAAGACCACTGTACCTTCTGTAATAGATCAGTCATCAACTGTAGGGGTCCATCCCAGGGATCAGGCACCACCTCAAATCCCTCTTTCAGAAGCGCCCCAACTGACCTCTGGAAGTATGTTCACCAGAACCCAAGTCCAGAACTTTAGCACTAATACCGATAAGCTGAGTACAATCAGTAGAAAGCCAGTGAACCAGTTTGACCCCTCAGGTTTGGTCCAGAGAAATCAGATCAGTCCTGCTGTGTTGGACAGTGGAAACCAAACCACAAATTCTGGCTCgggtctttcttttttctcaggGACTGAAAGTAATGTGGCCCCTGGTGCCAAGGGCCTTTCAGAGACCCGAGACACTGGAGAGATGGGAGTAAGGGACCCCACTGATCCTATACAAAATCAGTCATCAACCTTAAAAACCCACAATGGGCAGAACTCGGACAAGTCGGCTCCACACCACACCATTACATTGCGTGACGTGTCTTCAACAGAGAAACCTACTCTCCCTTTGGACACGGTGGGAGAGGCTTTGGCACAAACTGGCATCCAGTCTCCTTCCCCAGCTCTCGCCCCACCTTCCAACCATATTACCACATCCAATCCCACTTCTTTAATGGAGAATCGAAGCTCTGTGGAAGTCCAAGGTGGTTGGAATGGAACCACCAAGATGACCATTGattctcttgtctccatgactGATGTCACAGAAGTTATCAACAGCACTGGAGCCTCATGGCCTGCAGCGAATGATTCAGACACATCAGAGGCACCCTCCACAGCTAGTGGGAGCTTCATGAACAGGCAGGTCCCAGCCACCACACAAGGCCCATGGGGGTCTGGAAACCAGTCGGGTCCTGCACTGAGTCCTCCtcacaaaaaaaacaccatcTGCCTGGATAAAATGGACATTGTGTGGTTGGTTCTTGCCATTAGCGTGCCTGTCTCCTCATGCT CCGTGCTACTTACTGTATGTTGTATGAGGAAAAAGAAGAAGTCAGCTACTCAGGAGAACAACTTGAGCTACTGGAACGACGCCATCACCATGGATTACTTCACCCGCCATGCTGTGGAGCTCCCACGCGAGATACAATCACTAGAGACTGAG
- the tmem108 gene encoding transmembrane protein 108 isoform X1, with the protein MRLQSKNHEHCGGGAGPHDTMKRSLQVLPHQLLSVLLILFVPVGLVFSAEELHPSQTPRDLVSMSTSSRTLATLSPGPLSWQDGSSNGDLHNQALAYPEAILRPTTVHPFQTPKTTVPSVIDQSSTVGVHPRDQAPPQIPLSEAPQLTSGSMFTRTQVQNFSTNTDKLSTISRKPVNQFDPSGLVQRNQISPAVLDSGNQTTNSGSGLSFFSGTESNVAPGAKGLSETRDTGEMGVRDPTDPIQNQSSTLKTHNGQNSDKSAPHHTITLRDVSSTEKPTLPLDTVGEALAQTGIQSPSPALAPPSNHITTSNPTSLMENRSSVEVQGGWNGTTKMTIDSLVSMTDVTEVINSTGASWPAANDSDTSEAPSTASGSFMNRQVPATTQGPWGSGNQSGPALSPPHKKNTICLDKMDIVWLVLAISVPVSSCSVLLTVCCMRKKKKSATQENNLSYWNDAITMDYFTRHAVELPREIQSLETEEQETCLPPNGDYSDSGVVLVNPFCQETLFINRDKASDI; encoded by the exons AGAACCATGAGCACTGTGGAGGAGGAGCCGGACCACATGATACCATGAAGAGAAGCCTGCAGGTCCTGCCCCACCAGTTGCTGA GTGTTCTACTGATTCTGTTTGTGCCAGTTGGGCTGGTGTTCTCTGCAGAGGAGCTTCACCCCAGCCAAACCCCTCGGGACCTTGTCTCCATGTCAACGAGCAGCAGAACCCTCGCCACCCTCTCACCGGGGCCCTTGAGCTGGCAGGATGGTTCCAGCAATGGGGATCTGCACAACCAGGCACTGGCGTATCCAGAAGCCATCCTTAGACCCACTACTGTCCACCCATTCCAGACACCGAAGACCACTGTACCTTCTGTAATAGATCAGTCATCAACTGTAGGGGTCCATCCCAGGGATCAGGCACCACCTCAAATCCCTCTTTCAGAAGCGCCCCAACTGACCTCTGGAAGTATGTTCACCAGAACCCAAGTCCAGAACTTTAGCACTAATACCGATAAGCTGAGTACAATCAGTAGAAAGCCAGTGAACCAGTTTGACCCCTCAGGTTTGGTCCAGAGAAATCAGATCAGTCCTGCTGTGTTGGACAGTGGAAACCAAACCACAAATTCTGGCTCgggtctttcttttttctcaggGACTGAAAGTAATGTGGCCCCTGGTGCCAAGGGCCTTTCAGAGACCCGAGACACTGGAGAGATGGGAGTAAGGGACCCCACTGATCCTATACAAAATCAGTCATCAACCTTAAAAACCCACAATGGGCAGAACTCGGACAAGTCGGCTCCACACCACACCATTACATTGCGTGACGTGTCTTCAACAGAGAAACCTACTCTCCCTTTGGACACGGTGGGAGAGGCTTTGGCACAAACTGGCATCCAGTCTCCTTCCCCAGCTCTCGCCCCACCTTCCAACCATATTACCACATCCAATCCCACTTCTTTAATGGAGAATCGAAGCTCTGTGGAAGTCCAAGGTGGTTGGAATGGAACCACCAAGATGACCATTGattctcttgtctccatgactGATGTCACAGAAGTTATCAACAGCACTGGAGCCTCATGGCCTGCAGCGAATGATTCAGACACATCAGAGGCACCCTCCACAGCTAGTGGGAGCTTCATGAACAGGCAGGTCCCAGCCACCACACAAGGCCCATGGGGGTCTGGAAACCAGTCGGGTCCTGCACTGAGTCCTCCtcacaaaaaaaacaccatcTGCCTGGATAAAATGGACATTGTGTGGTTGGTTCTTGCCATTAGCGTGCCTGTCTCCTCATGCT CCGTGCTACTTACTGTATGTTGTATGAGGAAAAAGAAGAAGTCAGCTACTCAGGAGAACAACTTGAGCTACTGGAACGACGCCATCACCATGGATTACTTCACCCGCCATGCTGTGGAGCTCCCACGCGAGATACAATCACTAGAGACTGAG